From one Gracilibacillus salinarum genomic stretch:
- a CDS encoding helix-turn-helix domain-containing protein, which produces MKKSSKFYIKLLSFALLLGIIPVVIVGIFSYINSANSMQKQVEKEKLHNVLQTQLMYEQALKQVDQSLTNFGMSLLSNQLLQEPLEPNQFPLYRKLKTEMNNLQRFDSGVTDIVFINKDYEWMVRNRGLKHLNQNDLSAIQEMEGLNSTSTWLLQEEQHLGAEAHVATKCKRYLEMVKSLPLNSSHVKGYVIAMLPLCELNKRISVDDEKGMTIIVNEQSEVVMSHGDDSLGETFLKNQLLEKIDSRDQSQFYMPLNKKSYLVTYRRSNYNSWIYINLVKLDEIKESSHSIGLFTLMVCFIILFGLIIVAIIGSGKLYAPIGRVILSLKEKTEDSTGSNFRDELVEIENHIQLISAKNETLEGKMKSQHRQLNQFFVNKLIQGKATEKEINDRMIEGENEEYTVISIRIDSFKDTEFIHQDQDIILFAIQSIVEDVIDQKQSLPPVVIENKQVTVLRTTVMEECIKNDLICFIQEKIKLILKIPVSIGVSSSYPNLKELHIAYKESEVSLRQTLTLGQEKIIYYDTIQSSPFVINLYPKQIQHELFDAMKSNNKQLIDERLADILDHIFASNINDEQYEMAIIRLLNNLFELAESLLIEMDLRDESHSLIYKLYQFSSKEEVESWFKTHMIYPIMEAFNRRVGEEYRSISDQVIHIIQTEFDQDLTLESVALRLHYNTSYLSSLFRKETNVSFSEYLSHYRLEMAKKLLEETSISIKDIAERLRYNNSQNFIRSFRKKIGVTPGKYRKQKKEV; this is translated from the coding sequence TTGAAAAAAAGTTCCAAATTCTATATAAAACTTTTGTCATTTGCTTTGTTGCTTGGGATTATCCCTGTAGTAATAGTTGGGATTTTTTCTTATATTAATTCGGCGAACAGTATGCAAAAACAAGTAGAGAAAGAGAAATTACATAATGTCCTGCAGACACAATTGATGTATGAACAAGCTTTGAAACAAGTAGATCAATCATTAACAAACTTTGGCATGTCACTACTTAGTAACCAATTATTACAAGAGCCATTAGAACCCAATCAATTTCCATTGTACAGAAAATTAAAAACCGAAATGAATAATTTACAACGCTTTGATTCAGGTGTGACAGATATAGTTTTTATCAACAAAGATTATGAATGGATGGTTAGAAATAGAGGTTTAAAGCATTTGAATCAGAATGATCTTTCAGCTATTCAGGAAATGGAAGGACTTAATAGTACTTCAACCTGGTTACTTCAAGAAGAGCAACACTTAGGTGCAGAAGCACATGTTGCTACAAAATGTAAGCGTTATCTAGAAATGGTGAAAAGTTTACCTTTAAACAGTAGCCATGTAAAGGGATATGTTATTGCCATGCTTCCACTTTGTGAGTTGAATAAACGAATCTCTGTTGATGATGAGAAGGGCATGACTATCATAGTAAATGAGCAAAGTGAGGTTGTAATGTCTCATGGAGATGACAGTTTAGGTGAAACGTTTTTAAAAAATCAGTTATTAGAGAAAATAGATAGCCGCGATCAATCACAATTTTATATGCCATTGAATAAGAAAAGCTACTTAGTTACATATCGGAGGTCTAATTATAATAGCTGGATTTATATAAATTTGGTAAAGCTCGATGAAATAAAGGAATCATCTCACTCCATTGGTTTGTTTACATTAATGGTCTGTTTCATTATTTTGTTCGGATTAATTATTGTTGCTATTATTGGGTCTGGGAAATTGTACGCACCAATTGGGAGGGTAATTCTTTCATTGAAAGAAAAAACGGAAGATTCCACAGGTAGTAACTTTCGAGATGAGCTAGTAGAGATAGAAAATCATATTCAGTTGATTTCAGCGAAAAATGAAACATTGGAAGGTAAGATGAAATCTCAACATAGACAATTAAATCAGTTTTTCGTAAATAAGTTAATACAAGGTAAGGCCACTGAAAAAGAAATAAATGATAGAATGATAGAGGGTGAAAATGAGGAGTATACGGTTATAAGTATACGTATTGATTCATTTAAAGATACAGAGTTTATTCATCAGGATCAGGATATAATTCTTTTTGCTATTCAATCGATAGTGGAAGATGTAATCGATCAAAAACAATCATTACCTCCAGTAGTGATAGAGAATAAACAAGTAACAGTGTTAAGAACTACTGTTATGGAGGAATGTATCAAAAATGATCTAATCTGTTTTATCCAAGAAAAAATAAAATTGATCCTAAAAATACCGGTAAGTATAGGTGTAAGTAGTAGTTATCCAAATTTGAAAGAGTTACATATAGCTTACAAAGAAAGCGAGGTTTCACTTAGACAAACGTTAACCTTGGGGCAAGAAAAAATTATTTATTACGATACGATTCAGTCTTCTCCATTCGTAATAAACCTTTACCCTAAGCAGATTCAACATGAATTGTTTGATGCAATGAAGTCAAATAATAAACAATTAATAGATGAGAGATTAGCAGACATACTTGACCATATATTTGCTAGCAATATAAATGATGAACAGTATGAAATGGCAATTATTCGTCTTCTGAATAATTTATTCGAATTAGCAGAGAGTTTATTAATTGAAATGGATCTTAGAGATGAAAGTCACTCTCTGATTTATAAATTATACCAATTTAGTTCCAAAGAAGAAGTGGAAAGCTGGTTCAAAACGCATATGATTTATCCAATCATGGAAGCATTCAACCGAAGAGTTGGTGAGGAGTACCGTTCCATCTCAGATCAAGTTATCCATATTATTCAGACAGAATTTGATCAGGATTTAACTTTGGAAAGTGTAGCATTGCGCTTGCATTATAATACAAGTTATCTAAGTAGTTTGTTTAGAAAAGAAACGAATGTATCCTTTAGCGAATATCTTTCTCATTATCGGCTGGAGATGGCTAAAAAACTTTTGGAGGAGACTTCTATTTCTATTAAAGATATAGCAGAGCGACTACGTTATAATAATTCACAAAATTTTATACGATCCTTCCGAAAAAAAATAGGTGTTACTCCAGGGAAGTACCGAAAACAGAAAAAAGAAGTATAA